The following proteins are encoded in a genomic region of Neosynechococcus sphagnicola sy1:
- a CDS encoding photosystem II reaction center protein J: protein MSESGRIPLWIVGTVAGMGILTVVGLFFYGAYAGLGSSL, encoded by the coding sequence ATGTCTGAAAGTGGAAGAATTCCCTTGTGGATTGTGGGAACAGTTGCAGGAATGGGTATCCTGACGGTTGTCGGCCTCTTCTTTTATGGTGCCTACGCTGGTTTGGGTTCCTCCCTCTAA
- a CDS encoding glycine betaine ABC transporter substrate-binding protein, whose protein sequence is MPPXANQVVVGSKNFTEQLILGELIAQQIEAKTDLKVERRLNLGGTFVCHQGLLAGKLDIYPEYTGTAWTAILKQPPLTNATQVYQRVQQDYGERWQLVWTKPLGFNNSFAMVIRGEDARRLHLQTISQAARYTPGWQAGFGYEFMDRADGFPGLAKTYGLKFLTPPKNHGSGFNLSGAGCQTGRLGGG, encoded by the coding sequence GTGCCCCCCCSGGCTAATCAGGTGGTGGTTGGCTCCAAGAATTTCACCGAGCAGTTGATTTTAGGGGAGCTGATTGCCCAGCAGATTGAGGCGAAAACCGACCTCAAGGTAGAGCGTCGCCTCAACCTCGGGGGCACCTTTGTCTGTCATCAGGGCCTATTAGCGGGCAAACTGGATATTTATCCCGAGTATACGGGAACAGCCTGGACGGCAATTCTCAAGCAGCCCCCCCTCACCAATGCGACCCAGGTCTATCAGCGGGTTCAGCAGGACTATGGGGAGCGCTGGCAACTGGTGTGGACGAAGCCCCTGGGATTTAATAACAGCTTTGCCATGGTGATTCGAGGGGAAGATGCCCGCCGTCTGCACCTGCAAACCATTTCCCAGGCAGCTCGTTACACCCCTGGGTGGCAAGCCGGGTTTGGCTATGAGTTTATGGATCGAGCTGATGGGTTTCCGGGACTGGCCAAAACCTATGGCTTGAAATTCCTCACCCCCCCGAAAAACCATGGATCTGGGTTTAATCTATCGGGCGCTGGTTGCCAAACAGGTAGACTTGGTGGCGGGTAA
- a CDS encoding cache domain-containing protein has product MPRPRQPLRHPLRHLPLRVVLVLPFVLQVTVAVGLTGWLSSRNGEKAVGKVASQLLGSVSDNIQQKLEAYLELPQLINRTNANAIHLGQIYPQNLPSLERHFWYQMQLYPAVSQIQYADAAAQRYLGVSRRRGIASPIEVEVYDARPSHIQSNIDGAAAETRRDLGRGSTPPYNPFADPWYTEAVSARQPIWSSVYQYVGLPVVAMTASYPLYDPAGKLQGVLATDLMLSDISRFLQHQTMSQKRAGFYHRAFRNAGGYLDHRVPSAGGSR; this is encoded by the coding sequence ATGCCACGACCACGCCAGCCGCTGCGCCATCCATTGCGACACTTGCCCTTACGGGTGGTGTTGGTATTGCCATTCGTCCTTCAAGTCACAGTTGCCGTGGGACTGACGGGCTGGCTATCCTCGCGCAACGGGGAAAAAGCCGTGGGGAAGGTCGCTTCCCAACTCCTGGGTAGTGTCAGTGACAACATTCAGCAAAAGCTAGAGGCTTACCTCGAGCTTCCCCAGTTGATCAACCGCACCAATGCCAATGCGATCCACCTCGGGCAAATCTATCCTCAGAACCTCCCCTCCTTAGAGCGGCACTTTTGGTATCAGATGCAGCTATACCCAGCGGTCAGCCAAATCCAATACGCTGATGCCGCTGCCCAACGCTATCTAGGGGTGAGCCGCCGCCGGGGAATTGCTTCTCCCATTGAAGTGGAGGTCTATGATGCTCGCCCCTCTCATATCCAGAGCAACATAGATGGGGCGGCTGCCGAAACCCGGCGCGATCTTGGCAGGGGTAGCACCCCCCCCTACAATCCCTTCGCGGATCCCTGGTACACCGAGGCAGTTAGCGCTCGGCAGCCAATTTGGAGCAGTGTCTATCAATATGTAGGCCTCCCCGTTGTCGCCATGACCGCCAGTTATCCACTTTATGATCCAGCTGGCAAACTCCAAGGGGTCTTAGCAACAGATTTAATGCTGTCAGACATTAGCCGTTTCTTGCAGCACCAGACCATGAGTCAAAAAAGGGCAGGTTTTTATCATCGAGCGTTCCGGAATGCTGGTGGCTACCTCGACCACCGAGTCCCCTCTGCAGGCGGTTCCCGGTGA
- a CDS encoding DUF2079 domain-containing protein — MASASKFIGMTMHLSLIQQLRRHPLAGMMGGSALILFVCSSLRHALFNSNAWDLGIFDQVIYLISQGQPPFSSLLGFHILGDHATGIFYPLALLYRLTPDVHWLFAVQAIALSLGALPTWRLSLQAGLKPSQALLMAGVYLLYPLIFNVNLADFHPDVMAVPALLWAVLMARTGRPVWFGINLILTLSCKAVLALTVAALGVWLLVVEKKRGYGAIALGAGVAWFLIAIQWVLPTFGSGVGAVARQAGRYAYLGGTPLEILTHLVIRPDLILGKIASVDTVEYLLLLSLPVLWGLSFRHFSALIPAIPALALNLLSMEAGMRNLVHQYTLPILPFLLLVVIATVADQRHWLKSQRAIALWSIVAFLALAKYGFFWSKYTDSLDTWEATQGAIAQIHTEGGVLTTNNITPHVTHRPMVQFTDKKRPIQWADFDYVLLNVRHPGWRSSPEFATHLVETLQQMPAFQQTFNRDQVYLFERRQFTAPLLPRVTDP; from the coding sequence ATGGCATCCGCTTCGAAATTCATTGGCATGACCATGCACCTATCCTTGATCCAACAACTCCGGCGGCATCCCTTGGCAGGGATGATGGGCGGCAGTGCCCTCATTTTATTTGTGTGTAGCAGTCTGCGCCACGCCCTATTTAATTCCAATGCCTGGGATTTGGGCATTTTTGACCAAGTTATTTATCTCATTAGTCAGGGGCAACCACCCTTTTCCTCGCTACTGGGATTTCATATCCTCGGGGATCATGCCACTGGGATCTTTTATCCCCTGGCGCTCTTGTATCGCCTCACCCCCGATGTCCATTGGCTCTTTGCCGTCCAGGCGATCGCCCTGAGCCTGGGGGCACTCCCCACCTGGCGGTTGTCGTTGCAAGCAGGATTGAAACCCTCGCAGGCGTTGCTGATGGCAGGGGTGTATCTGCTGTATCCCCTGATTTTTAATGTCAATTTAGCGGATTTCCATCCGGATGTGATGGCCGTTCCGGCTCTCCTCTGGGCGGTGTTGATGGCTCGCACCGGACGCCCCGTTTGGTTTGGGATCAATTTAATCCTAACTTTGAGCTGTAAAGCAGTGCTGGCCTTGACCGTGGCAGCCCTTGGGGTGTGGCTCTTGGTGGTGGAAAAGAAACGGGGCTATGGGGCGATCGCCCTCGGAGCTGGTGTCGCCTGGTTCCTGATTGCCATTCAATGGGTGCTTCCCACCTTTGGCAGTGGCGTCGGAGCCGTTGCCCGCCAAGCAGGACGCTATGCCTACCTAGGGGGAACGCCCCTGGAAATTCTTACCCATCTGGTGATCCGGCCGGATCTGATCCTGGGCAAGATCGCCTCTGTAGATACCGTGGAGTACCTACTGTTGCTGTCCCTCCCGGTGCTTTGGGGGCTTTCCTTCCGGCATTTCAGTGCCCTGATTCCCGCCATTCCCGCCCTAGCACTGAATCTGCTCTCCATGGAGGCTGGCATGCGCAACTTAGTGCATCAATACACCCTGCCAATTCTGCCCTTCTTGCTCTTGGTCGTGATCGCCACGGTGGCTGACCAGCGCCACTGGCTGAAATCCCAACGGGCGATCGCCCTGTGGTCGATCGTCGCCTTTTTAGCCCTGGCGAAGTATGGCTTCTTTTGGAGCAAGTACACCGATAGCCTCGATACCTGGGAGGCAACCCAAGGAGCGATCGCCCAGATCCACACCGAGGGGGGCGTGTTGACCACTAACAATATCACCCCCCACGTTACCCACCGACCGATGGTGCAATTTACGGACAAAAAACGCCCGATCCAATGGGCTGACTTTGATTACGTGCTGCTGAATGTCCGCCATCCCGGCTGGCGCAGTAGCCCAGAATTTGCCACCCATCTCGTGGAGACCTTGCAACAGATGCCTGCCTTCCAGCAAACCTTCAACCGCGATCAAGTGTATCTGTTTGAGCGCCGCCAGTTTACCGCCCCCCTGCTCCCCCGTGTCACAGACCCTTAG
- a CDS encoding hybrid sensor histidine kinase/response regulator → MSAEKPRVGTILLVDDTPTNLGVLFESLSDSGFRLLVAEDGESAIAQVHYLKPDLVLLDVMMPGIDGFETCRRLKAEVATQDIPIIFMTALTDPVDKVKGLQIGAVDYITKPFQPDEVLARIHTHLALQNLQKQLQAQNLQLQAEILERQKVEQALRLLLHSVSHDLRNPVMGMTMVLQNLLKASDPDVAPPTMIPVSHSVLLRMAASSKRQLRLINSLLEAHTIETQGLQLHRQPLQLQPLIEQIVTEWQPLLQQCQATLHFQIAAALPLVNADADQLWRVFENLLANGLKHNPPQVSLVLTVQSTPTSVHCALQDDGVGMTTEQCQQIFELYQQGTTHRRREGLGLGLYLCRQIIIAHGGTMGVTSHPGSGTTFWFTLPLANPSEG, encoded by the coding sequence ATGAGTGCTGAAAAACCAAGGGTGGGTACAATTTTGTTGGTGGATGACACTCCAACCAATTTGGGGGTACTGTTTGAGTCCCTGAGTGACTCTGGATTTCGCTTACTGGTGGCCGAGGATGGGGAGAGTGCGATCGCCCAAGTCCATTACCTCAAGCCCGATCTAGTTTTGTTGGATGTCATGATGCCCGGTATTGATGGCTTTGAGACCTGTCGGCGGCTGAAAGCAGAGGTGGCGACCCAGGATATTCCGATTATCTTTATGACGGCACTCACCGACCCAGTGGATAAGGTCAAGGGATTACAAATTGGGGCAGTGGATTACATCACCAAGCCGTTCCAGCCCGATGAGGTGCTGGCTCGTATCCACACCCATCTGGCCTTGCAGAACCTGCAGAAACAACTCCAAGCCCAGAACCTCCAGCTCCAAGCAGAAATTCTTGAGCGACAAAAGGTGGAACAAGCCCTGCGTTTATTGCTGCACTCCGTTTCCCATGATCTTCGTAATCCTGTCATGGGGATGACGATGGTGCTGCAAAATTTGCTTAAAGCCTCTGATCCAGATGTAGCCCCCCCGACCATGATTCCTGTCTCTCACTCGGTGTTGTTGCGCATGGCAGCCAGTAGCAAACGCCAATTGCGGTTAATCAATTCCCTCCTAGAGGCACACACTATTGAAACGCAAGGACTGCAACTGCACCGTCAACCGCTGCAACTCCAACCTCTGATCGAGCAGATTGTGACAGAGTGGCAACCCCTCCTGCAACAATGTCAGGCAACACTGCATTTCCAGATCGCCGCCGCACTGCCTTTGGTCAATGCCGATGCCGATCAACTCTGGCGGGTGTTTGAGAATCTGTTAGCCAATGGCCTCAAACACAATCCACCTCAGGTCAGTCTGGTGCTAACCGTGCAATCCACTCCAACCTCCGTTCACTGTGCCCTCCAAGATGATGGGGTGGGGATGACAACGGAACAGTGCCAGCAAATTTTTGAACTTTATCAGCAAGGAACCACTCATCGACGGCGGGAGGGTCTGGGTCTAGGCCTCTATCTCTGTCGGCAAATTATTATTGCCCATGGGGGCACCATGGGTGTGACGAGTCATCCTGGATCTGGCACTACCTTCTGGTTCACCCTTCCCCTTGCCAACCCTTCCGAGGGTTGA
- the psbF gene encoding cytochrome b559 subunit beta: protein MTSNSPNQPVSYPIFTVRWLSVHALAVPTVFFLGAIASMQFIQR, encoded by the coding sequence ATGACCAGTAATTCTCCCAATCAACCTGTTTCTTATCCGATTTTTACGGTTCGGTGGCTGTCTGTTCATGCTCTAGCGGTACCCACGGTTTTTTTCCTGGGGGCGATCGCGTCTATGCAGTTTATCCAACGGTAG
- a CDS encoding glycine betaine ABC transporter substrate-binding protein has product MDLGLIYRALVAKQVDLVAGNTTDGQIASLDLVVLQDDQHYFPPYEAATVVRQETLKQHPQLLPVLQALGGKISEAEMRRMNALVDGQKQDVVRVVQTFRRAKGL; this is encoded by the coding sequence ATGGATCTGGGTTTAATCTATCGGGCGCTGGTTGCCAAACAGGTAGACTTGGTGGCGGGTAACACCACCGATGGTCAGATCGCCAGCCTCGACCTGGTGGTGTTACAAGATGATCAACATTACTTCCCCCCCTACGAAGCGGCGACGGTAGTGCGGCAAGAGACTCTGAAGCAGCATCCGCAACTACTACCAGTACTCCAGGCCTTAGGGGGCAAAATTTCCGAAGCTGAGATGCGGCGGATGAATGCCTTGGTGGATGGGCAAAAACAAGATGTGGTCAGGGTGGTGCAAACGTTTCGGCGTGCTAAGGGTCTGTGA
- the psbE gene encoding cytochrome b559 subunit alpha has product MSGSTGERPFSDIITSVRYWVIHSITIPALFIAGWLFVSTGLAYDVFGTPRPNEYYSQERQELPIVSDRFQSKQQIEDFISK; this is encoded by the coding sequence ATGTCAGGTTCAACTGGAGAGCGTCCGTTTTCGGACATTATTACAAGTGTTCGTTATTGGGTAATTCACAGTATTACGATTCCAGCACTGTTCATTGCCGGTTGGTTGTTTGTTAGCACCGGTCTGGCTTATGACGTGTTTGGAACCCCACGCCCCAATGAGTATTACAGTCAGGAACGGCAAGAATTGCCGATCGTCAGCGATCGCTTCCAGTCGAAGCAACAAATTGAGGACTTTATCAGTAAGTAG
- a CDS encoding ATP-binding cassette domain-containing protein, translating to MSSWVIPLVALAMPQTSDLAIQFQAVSCKIQGCSLVSDLTMEVTRGETLVLLGRSGCGKTTTLKLINRLLIPSQGTVWVGGMPTVQWDGIRLRRQIGYVIQEGGLFPHFSVARNVGLVPQLEGWGAALMRQRVWELLELVGLNPSQFAHRYPHELSGGQRQRVGVARALAADPPILLMDEPFGALDPITRLEVQQEFRQLQQRLEKTVVMVTHDIQEALLLASQIGVMQGGRLLVAATPGRIRTVDRSRSSGFLARVTNFRAEAGQIREDDPWVIFGAAMVRNCSNTRENICFWSGVSTGIAILAGIPLGIFLTRQPHWQPWVFGGGVNGVQTIPSLALFGLLIPLPVVGGIGDRTAISALVLYALLPIVRNTYIGILGVDPAIREAGRGMGMTDWQLLVQVEIPLAMSVILAGVRLAVVIGIGVATIAAAIGAGGLGVFIFRGVAVVDNQLILAGAVPAALLALWVDAMLGWVERRFQVQRG from the coding sequence GTGTCATCATGGGTCATTCCCCTCGTCGCCTTGGCCATGCCTCAGACATCTGATCTCGCCATTCAGTTCCAAGCGGTTTCCTGCAAGATCCAAGGCTGCTCCCTGGTTTCTGATCTCACCATGGAAGTAACACGGGGGGAAACCCTGGTGTTACTGGGACGCAGTGGCTGTGGTAAAACCACCACCCTGAAACTGATTAATCGCTTGCTGATTCCCAGTCAGGGAACCGTATGGGTCGGGGGCATGCCCACGGTGCAGTGGGATGGAATTCGCCTGCGGCGACAGATTGGTTATGTGATTCAAGAAGGAGGGTTGTTCCCCCATTTCTCGGTGGCTCGGAATGTGGGGTTGGTGCCCCAGTTGGAGGGTTGGGGGGCGGCACTGATGCGGCAGCGGGTTTGGGAACTCCTAGAACTGGTGGGGCTGAACCCGAGTCAGTTCGCCCATCGCTATCCCCACGAATTATCGGGGGGGCAGCGGCAACGGGTGGGGGTTGCCCGCGCCCTAGCAGCGGATCCACCGATCTTATTAATGGATGAACCCTTTGGAGCCTTAGATCCGATCACCCGCCTGGAAGTCCAGCAGGAATTCCGCCAGCTCCAACAGCGGCTAGAGAAAACCGTGGTGATGGTCACCCACGACATTCAAGAAGCCCTATTGTTGGCTTCCCAGATTGGGGTGATGCAGGGCGGACGGTTGCTGGTTGCAGCAACCCCGGGCAGAATTAGGACAGTCGACCGATCCAGAAGTTCAGGCTTTCTTGCAAGGGTTACAAATTTTAGAGCAGAGGCGGGTCAGATTAGAGAGGATGATCCATGGGTGATTTTTGGGGCCGCCATGGTGCGGAACTGCTCCAACACACGGGAGAACATCTGTTTCTGGTCGGGGGTATCAACGGGTATCGCAATTTTGGCGGGCATTCCCCTGGGGATTTTCCTCACCCGTCAGCCCCATTGGCAACCTTGGGTCTTCGGGGGGGGGGTGAATGGGGTGCAGACGATTCCCAGTTTGGCATTGTTTGGCCTGTTAATTCCCCTGCCCGTGGTGGGCGGCATTGGCGATCGCACGGCGATCTCGGCTTTAGTGTTGTATGCGCTCCTCCCCATTGTCCGCAATACCTACATTGGCATCCTGGGGGTTGATCCGGCAATTCGAGAAGCTGGTCGAGGGATGGGGATGACGGACTGGCAATTACTGGTGCAGGTAGAGATCCCCTTGGCCATGAGCGTGATTTTAGCCGGAGTCCGGTTAGCAGTGGTCATCGGTATTGGGGTGGCGACCATTGCTGCGGCGATTGGAGCAGGCGGTCTGGGGGTGTTTATTTTTCGAGGGGTCGCCGTGGTGGATAATCAGTTGATTTTGGCGGGGGCGGTGCCAGCCGCCTTGCTAGCATTATGGGTCGATGCCATGCTGGGCTGGGTGGAACGGCGCTTTCAGGTACAACGGGGATAG
- a CDS encoding photosystem II reaction center protein L produces the protein MDRIPNPNRQPVELNRTSLYLGLLLIFVLGILFSSYFFN, from the coding sequence ATGGACCGTATTCCGAATCCTAATCGGCAACCTGTTGAACTCAACCGTACCTCACTTTATTTAGGGCTGTTGCTGATTTTCGTGTTAGGGATTTTGTTCTCGAGTTATTTCTTTAACTAG
- a CDS encoding rubredoxin has product MSAADLTTLDRYECRACGYVYEPAKGDSKHQVPMGTPFTELPSSWRCPVCGAKAAAFSNVGPLGNPSGFKENLGYGLGVNVLTPGQKNLLIFGGLALAFLFFLSLYGLQ; this is encoded by the coding sequence ATGAGTGCTGCTGATCTGACGACGTTAGACCGCTATGAATGCAGAGCCTGCGGCTATGTCTATGAACCTGCCAAGGGGGACTCCAAGCATCAAGTGCCGATGGGAACTCCTTTTACGGAATTGCCGAGTAGCTGGCGTTGTCCCGTGTGTGGGGCTAAGGCCGCAGCTTTTAGCAATGTTGGCCCCCTAGGTAATCCCTCTGGCTTTAAGGAAAATCTCGGCTATGGCTTGGGTGTTAATGTCCTGACACCGGGGCAGAAAAATCTCCTGATTTTTGGTGGATTGGCACTGGCATTTTTGTTTTTTCTCAGCCTCTACGGCTTGCAGTAA
- a CDS encoding photosynthesis system II assembly factor Ycf48, which yields MNTWKRIGVVLAVVLFCCGCAKYLPSLEATPWQSVALPTEETLLDVAFTENVQHGWLVGSNATLLETVDGGQTWQSKTLDLDDSHYRLTSVSFSGQEGWVVGQPLIMLHTTDGGGSWSRVPLSPKLPGAPNTIVALGPQVAEMTTDVGAIYRTSDGGRNWKAMVQSAVGVLRNISRSADGSYVAVSARGNFYSLWNPGQEAWAPFNRNSSRRVQNMGFTPDGRLWMLARGGQVQFNQAVGSTEWGTAQNPEFSSSWGFLDLAYRTPEEVWISGGSGNLLFSNDGGQTWKKDRSTENVPSNLYKIVFVTPDQGFIIGQRGTLLRYQPSSVAT from the coding sequence ATGAATACTTGGAAACGAATCGGTGTTGTACTGGCCGTTGTGCTGTTCTGTTGTGGTTGTGCCAAGTACTTACCCTCTTTAGAAGCCACCCCGTGGCAGTCAGTAGCACTACCCACAGAAGAGACGCTGCTGGATGTGGCCTTTACAGAAAATGTGCAACATGGTTGGTTGGTTGGAAGCAATGCCACCCTATTAGAGACCGTCGATGGCGGGCAAACCTGGCAATCTAAAACCTTGGATCTGGATGATTCCCACTATCGGCTGACCTCTGTGAGTTTTTCCGGTCAGGAGGGCTGGGTGGTGGGGCAACCGTTGATCATGCTCCATACAACCGATGGCGGCGGTTCTTGGTCAAGGGTTCCCCTGAGTCCTAAACTACCGGGCGCACCGAATACCATTGTGGCGTTAGGGCCACAGGTGGCGGAGATGACAACGGATGTCGGTGCCATCTACCGGACAAGCGATGGGGGCCGCAATTGGAAGGCCATGGTTCAGTCTGCCGTCGGGGTTCTGCGCAATATTTCCCGCTCAGCGGATGGCAGTTATGTCGCCGTCTCAGCACGAGGCAACTTCTATTCCCTTTGGAATCCGGGACAAGAGGCCTGGGCACCGTTTAACCGCAACAGTTCCCGACGGGTGCAGAATATGGGGTTTACCCCCGATGGTCGCCTGTGGATGTTAGCCCGAGGCGGACAGGTACAGTTTAATCAAGCCGTGGGTTCCACCGAGTGGGGAACGGCACAAAATCCTGAATTTTCCTCCAGTTGGGGCTTTCTGGATTTGGCCTACCGCACCCCAGAGGAAGTTTGGATTTCAGGGGGCAGTGGTAACTTGCTCTTTAGTAATGATGGGGGGCAGACCTGGAAAAAGGATCGATCAACGGAAAATGTACCATCCAATCTCTATAAAATTGTGTTCGTGACCCCAGACCAGGGATTTATTATCGGTCAGCGTGGAACACTTCTGCGTTACCAACCATCCTCGGTGGCCACGTAA
- a CDS encoding hybrid sensor histidine kinase/response regulator: protein MATSTTESPLQAVPGEDSPHRLNALSSHNALTAATSQFLQTTFGNFHTIDRASQLDFMAEGQRQFLQVLPFRDRRGLDWLIVVVVPEANFVGQIYENTRTTIGLCLVALVIAIAFGILTAQWITQPILRLSRAAQTLAQRFTDANLTEGQLDQRVETPGIDELAVLAQSFNQMAQQLQTAFTTLEHRNEQLETRVEERTITLWTANEQLRAEIISRQQMELALRESEARFRATFDQAAVGIAHVSLEGHWLRVNSWYCQIIGYTPAELLQGKFQDITAPEDLELSLHYYQRLLSREIPSYTLEKRYIRKDQTRVWVELTVSPVYSSQGRVSYVIAVVEDISERKAAAAALQQAKEAAEVANRTKSEFLANISHELRTPLNGILGYAQILRRHPDLSTPQQEGLRIIQQCGEHLLILINDILDLSKIEAQKMELHLHAFQLPELLKSLTDLFYLRAEQQGISFQYQALTELPTWVQGDEQRLRQVLINLLSNAIKFTHQGGVVFQVGREEPRGVGGNYIRFQVQDTGSGIPAESLEAIFLPFIQVGDHSQQIEGTGLGLPISQKFTEMMGGTLQVKSTLAQGSTFWFDLDLPELTPAVEVLQPESRSIVGYQGRQRKVLVVDENWENRAVLVNLLTPLGFEVGEAVNGQDCLHKVADMHPDVVLMDLVMPVMDGFAATQQLRQLPEGKQVVIIATSASAFDNDQRRSLAAGCNDFLAKPLKAEELIERLQQHLGLEWQYAEMIPERSEFYERGIHGADQEGEPCIVPPRDTVAQLYQLALIGDIKGILEQTTHLADAYAPLASEIHQLAKGFQVKKIQERLQHMLEETQATGYEC from the coding sequence GTGGCTACCTCGACCACCGAGTCCCCTCTGCAGGCGGTTCCCGGTGAGGATAGTCCCCACCGCTTGAATGCCCTCAGCAGTCATAATGCTCTGACGGCTGCCACCAGCCAGTTTCTGCAAACGACCTTTGGCAATTTCCACACCATAGACCGTGCCTCTCAGCTGGACTTTATGGCGGAGGGACAGCGTCAATTCTTGCAAGTGTTACCGTTTCGAGATCGGCGAGGTCTTGACTGGTTGATTGTGGTGGTGGTTCCTGAGGCTAACTTTGTCGGACAGATTTATGAAAATACCCGGACTACCATTGGCCTCTGCCTCGTCGCCTTGGTAATTGCCATCGCCTTTGGGATTTTGACCGCCCAATGGATTACCCAACCGATCCTGCGCTTAAGTCGTGCTGCTCAAACATTGGCCCAGCGGTTTACGGATGCCAACCTCACTGAAGGGCAGCTGGATCAACGGGTTGAAACACCGGGAATTGATGAATTAGCCGTGTTGGCTCAATCCTTTAATCAAATGGCCCAGCAGTTACAGACTGCCTTCACCACCCTGGAGCACCGAAACGAGCAACTGGAGACACGGGTGGAGGAGCGCACCATCACTTTATGGACGGCCAATGAGCAACTGCGAGCCGAGATTATTTCGCGGCAACAAATGGAGTTGGCTCTCCGGGAGAGCGAAGCCCGGTTTCGCGCCACCTTTGATCAGGCAGCGGTGGGCATTGCCCATGTCAGCCTAGAGGGACATTGGTTACGGGTGAACTCCTGGTACTGCCAGATTATCGGTTATACCCCAGCCGAGTTGCTACAGGGCAAATTTCAAGATATTACGGCTCCAGAGGATCTGGAACTGAGTCTCCATTACTACCAAAGACTTTTGTCGCGGGAGATTCCCAGTTACACCCTGGAAAAACGCTATATCCGCAAAGATCAGACCCGTGTTTGGGTGGAGCTAACGGTTTCCCCAGTCTATTCTTCCCAGGGGAGAGTCAGCTATGTGATTGCGGTGGTGGAAGACATTAGTGAACGGAAGGCAGCCGCTGCGGCGCTTCAACAAGCCAAGGAAGCTGCCGAAGTTGCCAACCGCACCAAGAGTGAATTCTTAGCCAATATCAGCCACGAGTTACGCACTCCCTTAAATGGCATTTTGGGATATGCCCAAATTTTGCGGCGTCACCCCGATTTATCCACTCCACAGCAGGAAGGACTACGAATTATTCAACAGTGCGGCGAACACCTCCTGATTTTGATTAACGACATCCTGGATCTCTCGAAGATTGAAGCCCAGAAAATGGAATTACACCTCCATGCCTTCCAGTTACCAGAATTGCTGAAAAGCCTCACCGATCTGTTTTACCTCCGGGCAGAACAGCAGGGGATTAGCTTTCAGTATCAAGCGTTAACTGAACTACCCACCTGGGTGCAGGGGGATGAACAACGGTTGCGACAGGTGTTGATCAATCTGTTGAGCAATGCGATCAAATTTACCCACCAAGGCGGCGTTGTTTTCCAGGTAGGACGGGAGGAGCCGAGGGGGGTTGGTGGGAACTACATTCGTTTTCAAGTCCAGGATACGGGCAGTGGCATCCCCGCCGAATCTCTAGAGGCAATTTTCCTGCCGTTCATCCAGGTGGGTGATCACAGCCAACAAATTGAGGGCACGGGTTTGGGACTGCCGATCAGCCAAAAATTCACTGAGATGATGGGGGGGACACTCCAAGTTAAAAGCACCCTAGCCCAAGGCAGTACGTTTTGGTTTGACTTGGATCTGCCGGAGTTAACGCCAGCGGTGGAGGTGCTGCAACCGGAGTCCAGATCGATTGTCGGCTACCAGGGTCGGCAGCGAAAAGTCTTGGTGGTTGATGAGAATTGGGAAAATCGAGCGGTATTGGTCAACCTGCTCACCCCGCTGGGGTTTGAAGTGGGGGAAGCGGTGAATGGTCAGGACTGTCTGCACAAGGTGGCAGACATGCATCCAGATGTCGTGTTGATGGATTTAGTCATGCCCGTGATGGACGGCTTTGCGGCTACCCAACAGCTGCGCCAGTTACCGGAGGGCAAACAGGTGGTGATCATTGCCACCTCAGCCAGTGCCTTTGACAACGATCAGCGCCGGAGTCTAGCAGCGGGCTGCAACGATTTCCTGGCGAAACCTTTAAAGGCAGAGGAACTAATAGAACGACTACAGCAGCATCTCGGCTTAGAGTGGCAATATGCGGAGATGATACCAGAAAGATCGGAGTTCTATGAAAGGGGGATCCATGGGGCTGATCAGGAAGGAGAACCCTGCATTGTTCCTCCGAGGGATACGGTTGCCCAGTTATATCAGTTGGCTTTGATTGGAGATATCAAGGGGATTCTGGAGCAGACCACCCATCTTGCAGATGCCTATGCTCCTCTGGCCAGTGAAATTCACCAATTGGCAAAAGGATTCCAAGTCAAGAAAATTCAAGAACGATTACAGCACATGCTGGAGGAGACCCAGGCGACGGGCTATGAGTGCTGA